Proteins co-encoded in one Malus sylvestris chromosome 7, drMalSylv7.2, whole genome shotgun sequence genomic window:
- the LOC126628238 gene encoding probable NADH dehydrogenase [ubiquinone] 1 alpha subcomplex subunit 12, producing the protein MATVVKSVVKAIRERGLRSYLKELKEDGFLNCIFDGNLTQTKIHNIGARLVGVDQIGNKYYEKLDTQYGRHRWVEYAEKSRYNASQVPPEWHGWLHYITDHTGDELLMLKPKRYSIEHKENFTGEGDEFIYHSKGHSLNPGQRDWTRYQPWEPAKKE; encoded by the exons atggcCACGGTGGTGAAGAGCGTCGTGAAGGCGATCAGAGAGAGAGGTCTCCGCAGCTACTTAAAGGAGCTCAAGGAGGATGGCTTCTT AAACTGTATTTTCGATGGAAACCTTAC GCAAACTAAGATCCACAATATTGGGGCAAGGCTTGTAGGTGTTGATCAAATTGGCAATAAATATTATGAGAAGCTTGACACTCAATATG GAAGACACAGATGGGTTGAATATGCAGAGAAGAGTCGCTACAACGCTTCTCAAGTACCACCAGAATGGCACGGTTGGCTGCACTACATAACCGATCATACGGGAGATGAG CTTTTGATGCTAAAACCAAAGAGGTACAGCATTGAACACAAAGAGAATTTCACTGGGGAGGGTGATGAGTTTATTTACCATTCCAAAGGGCACAGCCTCAATCCGGGGCAGAGAGACTGGACCAGGTACCAACCTTGGGAACCAGCCAAGAAGGAGTGA